A portion of the Saimiri boliviensis isolate mSaiBol1 chromosome 1, mSaiBol1.pri, whole genome shotgun sequence genome contains these proteins:
- the AARS1 gene encoding alanine--tRNA ligase, cytoplasmic isoform X2 produces the protein MDSTLTASEIRQRFIEFFKRNEHTYVHSSATIPLDDPTLLFANAGMNQFKPIFLNTIDPSHPMAKLSRAANTQKCIRAGGKHNDLDDVGKDVYHHTFFEMLGSWSFGDYFKELACKMALELLTQEFGIPIERLYVTYFGGDEAAGLEPDLECKQIWQNLGLEDTKILPGNMKDNFWEMGDTGPCGPCSEIHYDRIGGRDAAHLVNQDDPNVLEIWNLVFIQYNRETDGILKPLPKKSIDTGMGLERLVSVLQNKMSNYDTDLFVPYFEAIQKGTGARPYTGKVGAEDADGIDMAYRVLADHARTITVALADGGRPDNTGRGYVLRRILRRAVRYAHEKLNASRGFFATLVDVVVRSLGDAFPELKKDPDMVKDIINEEEVQFLKTLSRGRRILDRKILSLGDSKTIPGDTAWLLYDTYGFPVDLTGLIAEEKGLLVDMDGFEEERKLAQLKSQGKGAGGEDFIMLDIYAIEELRAQGLEVTDDSPKYNYHSDSSGNYVFENTVATVLALRREKMFVEEVSTGQECGVVLDKTCFYAEQGGQIYDEGYLVKVDDSSEDKTEFTVKNAQVRGGYVLHIGTIYGDLKVGDQVQLFIDEPRRRPVMSNHTATHILNFALRSVLGEADQKGSLVAPDRLRFDFTAKGAMSTQQIKRAEEIANEMIEAAKPVYTQDCPLAAAKAIQGLRAVFDETYPDPVRVVSIGVPVSELLDDPSGPAGSLTSVEFCGGTHLQNSSHAGAFVIVTEEAIAKGIRRIVAVTGAEAQKALRKAESLRTSLSVMEAKVRAQTAPNKDVQREIADLGEVMATAVIPQWQKDELRETLKSLKKVMDDLDRASKADVQKRVLEKTKQLIDSNPNQPLVILEMESGASAKALNEALKLFKMHSPQTSAMLFTVDNEAGKITCLCQVPQNAANRGLKASEWVQQVSGLMDGKGGGKDVSAQATGKNVGCLQEALQLATSFAQLRLSDVKN, from the exons ATGGACTCGACTCTAACAGCAAGTGAAATCCGGCAGCGATTTATAGAGTTCTTCAAGAGGAACGAGCACACCTATGTCCACTCATCTGCTACCATCCCTTTGGATGACCCCACTCTGCTCTTTGCCAATGCAGGCATGAACCAG TTTAAACCCATCTTCCTGAACACAATTGACCCATCTCACCCTATGGCAAAGCTGAGCAGAGCTGCCAATACCCAGAAATGCATCCGAGCTGGGGGCAAACACAATGACCTGGATGATGTGGGCAAGGATGTGTATCATCACACCTTCTTCGAGATGTTGGGTTCTTGGTCTTTTGGAGATTACTTTAAG GAATTGGCTTGTAAGATGGCTCTGGAACTCCTCACCCAAGAGTTTGGCATTCCCATTGAAAGACTTTATGTTACTTACTTTGGCGGGGATGAAGCAGCTGGCTTAGAACCAGATCTGGAATGCAAACAGATCTGGCAAAATTTGGG GCTGGAAGACACCAAAATCCTCCCAGGCAACATGAAGGATAACTTCTGGGAGATGGGTGACACAGGCCCCTGTGGTCCTTGCAGTGAGATCCACTACGACCGGATTGGTGGTCGGGACGCCGCACACCTTGTCAACCAGGATGACCCTAATGTGCTGGAGATCTGGAACCTTGTGTTCATCCAGTATAACAG GGAAACCGATGGCATTCTGAAACCTCTTCCCAAGAAAAGCATTGACACAGGGATGGGCCTGGAGCGACTGGTATCTGTGCTGCAGAATAAGATGTCCAACTATGACACTGACCTTTTTGTCCCTTACTTTGAAGCCATTCAGAAG GGCACAGGTGCCCGACCGTACACTGGGAAAGTTGGTGCTGAGGATGCTGATGGGATTGACATGGCCTACCGGGTGCTGGCTGACCACGCTCGGACCATCACTGTGGCACTGGCTGACGGTGGCCGTCCTGACAACACAGGGCGCGG GTATGTGTTGAGACGTATTCTCCGCCGAGCTGTTCGATATGCCCATGAGAAGCTCAATGCCAGCAGGGGCTTCTTTGCTACTTTAGTGGATGTTGTCGTCCGGTCCCTG GGAGATGCATTTCCAGAGCTGAAGAAGGACCCAGACATGGTGAAGGACATCATTAATGAAGAAGAGGTGCAGTTTCTCAAGACTCTCAGTAGAGGGCGACGCATCCTGGACAGGAAAAttctgagcctgggagacagcaagaccaTTCCTG GCGACACTGCTTGGCTCCTCTATGACACCTATGGGTTTCCGGTGGATCTCACTGGATTGATTGCCGAAGAGAAAGGCCTGTTGGTAGACATGGATGGCTTTGAAGAGGAGAGGAAACTGGCCCAG CTTAAATCACAGGGCAAGGGAGCTGGTGGGGAAGACTTCATTATGCTGGACATCTACGCTATTGAAGAGCTCCGGGCGCAGGGTCTGGAGGTCACAGATGATTCCCCAAAGTACAATTACCATTCAGACTCCAGTGGTAACTACG TATTTGAGAACACAGTGGCTACGGTGCTGGCTCTGCGCAGGGAGAAGATGTTTGTGGAAGAGGTGTCCACAGGCCAGGAGTGTGGAGTGGTGCTGGACAAGACCTGTTTCTATGCCGAGCAAGGAGGGCAGATCTATGATGAAGGCTACCTGGTGAAGGTGGATGACAGCAGTGAGGAT AAAACAGAGTTTACAGTGAAGAATGCTCAGGTGCGAGGAGGGTATGTGCTTCACATCGGAACGATCTATGGTGACCTGAAAGTGGGGGATCAGGTCCAGCTGTTTATTGATGAG CCCCGACGAAGACCCGTCATGAGCAACCACACAGCTACGCACATTCTGAACTTTGCCCTGCGCTCAGTGCTTGGGGAGGCTGACCAGAAAGGCTCATTGGTTGCTCCTGACCGCCTTCGATTTGACTTCACTGCCAAGGGAGCCATGTCCACCCAACAGATCAAGAGGGCTGAAGAGATTGCTAATGAGATGATTGAGGCAGCTAAG CCTGTTTACACCCAGGATTGCCCCTTGGCAGCAGCAAAAGCCATCCAGGGCCTACGGGCTGTGTTTGATGAGACCTATCCTGACCCTGTGCGAGTCGTCTCCATTGGGGTCCCAGTGTCTGAGCTGCTGGATGATCCCTCTGGGCCTGCTGGCTCCCTGACTTCTGTTGAGTTCTGTGGGGGAAC GCATCTGCAGAACTCAAGTCACGCAGGAGCTTTTGTGATCGTGACGGAAGAAGCCATTGCCAAGGGTATCCGGAGGATTGTGGCTGTCACAGGTGCTGAAGCCCAGAAG GCCCTCAGGAAAGCAGAGAGCCTGAGGACATCTCTCTCTGTCATGGAAGCCAAAGTGAGGGCCCAGACTGCTCCAAACAAGGATGTGCAGAGGGAGATCGCTGACCTTGGAGAG GTGATGGCCACCGCAGTCATCCCCCAGTGGCAGAAGGACGAATTGCGGGAGACTCTCAAATCCCTAAAGAAGGTCATGGATGACCTGGACCGTGCCAGCAAAGCTGATGTCCAGAAGCGA GTATTGGAGAAGACAAAGCAGCTTATTGACAGCAACCCCAACCAGCCCCTTGTCATCCTGGAGATGGAGAGTGGTGCCTCAGCCAAG GCCCTGAATGAAGCTTTGAAGCTCTTCAAGATGCACTCCCCTCAGACGTCTGCCATGCTCTTCACTGTGGACAACGAGGCTGGCAAAATCACGTGCTTGTGTCAAGTCCCCCAG AATGCAGCCAATAGGGGCCTAAAAGCCAGCGAGTGGGTGCAGCAGGTATCAGGCCTGATGGATGGTAAAGGTGGTGGCAAGGATGTGTCTGCGCAGGCCACAGGCAAGAACGTTGGCTGCCTCCAGGAAGCGCTGCAGCTGGCCACTTCGTTTGCCCAGCTGCGCCTCAGCGATGTGAAGAACTGA
- the AARS1 gene encoding alanine--tRNA ligase, cytoplasmic isoform X1 encodes MSLLLGSILPSQPPKYLGPQFFGVTFKMDSTLTASEIRQRFIEFFKRNEHTYVHSSATIPLDDPTLLFANAGMNQFKPIFLNTIDPSHPMAKLSRAANTQKCIRAGGKHNDLDDVGKDVYHHTFFEMLGSWSFGDYFKELACKMALELLTQEFGIPIERLYVTYFGGDEAAGLEPDLECKQIWQNLGLEDTKILPGNMKDNFWEMGDTGPCGPCSEIHYDRIGGRDAAHLVNQDDPNVLEIWNLVFIQYNRETDGILKPLPKKSIDTGMGLERLVSVLQNKMSNYDTDLFVPYFEAIQKGTGARPYTGKVGAEDADGIDMAYRVLADHARTITVALADGGRPDNTGRGYVLRRILRRAVRYAHEKLNASRGFFATLVDVVVRSLGDAFPELKKDPDMVKDIINEEEVQFLKTLSRGRRILDRKILSLGDSKTIPGDTAWLLYDTYGFPVDLTGLIAEEKGLLVDMDGFEEERKLAQLKSQGKGAGGEDFIMLDIYAIEELRAQGLEVTDDSPKYNYHSDSSGNYVFENTVATVLALRREKMFVEEVSTGQECGVVLDKTCFYAEQGGQIYDEGYLVKVDDSSEDKTEFTVKNAQVRGGYVLHIGTIYGDLKVGDQVQLFIDEPRRRPVMSNHTATHILNFALRSVLGEADQKGSLVAPDRLRFDFTAKGAMSTQQIKRAEEIANEMIEAAKPVYTQDCPLAAAKAIQGLRAVFDETYPDPVRVVSIGVPVSELLDDPSGPAGSLTSVEFCGGTHLQNSSHAGAFVIVTEEAIAKGIRRIVAVTGAEAQKALRKAESLRTSLSVMEAKVRAQTAPNKDVQREIADLGEVMATAVIPQWQKDELRETLKSLKKVMDDLDRASKADVQKRVLEKTKQLIDSNPNQPLVILEMESGASAKALNEALKLFKMHSPQTSAMLFTVDNEAGKITCLCQVPQNAANRGLKASEWVQQVSGLMDGKGGGKDVSAQATGKNVGCLQEALQLATSFAQLRLSDVKN; translated from the exons atgtcacTCTTACTGGGctcaatcctcccatctcagcctccaaagtatctgggaccacag tTCTTTGGGGTGACTTTCAAGATGGACTCGACTCTAACAGCAAGTGAAATCCGGCAGCGATTTATAGAGTTCTTCAAGAGGAACGAGCACACCTATGTCCACTCATCTGCTACCATCCCTTTGGATGACCCCACTCTGCTCTTTGCCAATGCAGGCATGAACCAG TTTAAACCCATCTTCCTGAACACAATTGACCCATCTCACCCTATGGCAAAGCTGAGCAGAGCTGCCAATACCCAGAAATGCATCCGAGCTGGGGGCAAACACAATGACCTGGATGATGTGGGCAAGGATGTGTATCATCACACCTTCTTCGAGATGTTGGGTTCTTGGTCTTTTGGAGATTACTTTAAG GAATTGGCTTGTAAGATGGCTCTGGAACTCCTCACCCAAGAGTTTGGCATTCCCATTGAAAGACTTTATGTTACTTACTTTGGCGGGGATGAAGCAGCTGGCTTAGAACCAGATCTGGAATGCAAACAGATCTGGCAAAATTTGGG GCTGGAAGACACCAAAATCCTCCCAGGCAACATGAAGGATAACTTCTGGGAGATGGGTGACACAGGCCCCTGTGGTCCTTGCAGTGAGATCCACTACGACCGGATTGGTGGTCGGGACGCCGCACACCTTGTCAACCAGGATGACCCTAATGTGCTGGAGATCTGGAACCTTGTGTTCATCCAGTATAACAG GGAAACCGATGGCATTCTGAAACCTCTTCCCAAGAAAAGCATTGACACAGGGATGGGCCTGGAGCGACTGGTATCTGTGCTGCAGAATAAGATGTCCAACTATGACACTGACCTTTTTGTCCCTTACTTTGAAGCCATTCAGAAG GGCACAGGTGCCCGACCGTACACTGGGAAAGTTGGTGCTGAGGATGCTGATGGGATTGACATGGCCTACCGGGTGCTGGCTGACCACGCTCGGACCATCACTGTGGCACTGGCTGACGGTGGCCGTCCTGACAACACAGGGCGCGG GTATGTGTTGAGACGTATTCTCCGCCGAGCTGTTCGATATGCCCATGAGAAGCTCAATGCCAGCAGGGGCTTCTTTGCTACTTTAGTGGATGTTGTCGTCCGGTCCCTG GGAGATGCATTTCCAGAGCTGAAGAAGGACCCAGACATGGTGAAGGACATCATTAATGAAGAAGAGGTGCAGTTTCTCAAGACTCTCAGTAGAGGGCGACGCATCCTGGACAGGAAAAttctgagcctgggagacagcaagaccaTTCCTG GCGACACTGCTTGGCTCCTCTATGACACCTATGGGTTTCCGGTGGATCTCACTGGATTGATTGCCGAAGAGAAAGGCCTGTTGGTAGACATGGATGGCTTTGAAGAGGAGAGGAAACTGGCCCAG CTTAAATCACAGGGCAAGGGAGCTGGTGGGGAAGACTTCATTATGCTGGACATCTACGCTATTGAAGAGCTCCGGGCGCAGGGTCTGGAGGTCACAGATGATTCCCCAAAGTACAATTACCATTCAGACTCCAGTGGTAACTACG TATTTGAGAACACAGTGGCTACGGTGCTGGCTCTGCGCAGGGAGAAGATGTTTGTGGAAGAGGTGTCCACAGGCCAGGAGTGTGGAGTGGTGCTGGACAAGACCTGTTTCTATGCCGAGCAAGGAGGGCAGATCTATGATGAAGGCTACCTGGTGAAGGTGGATGACAGCAGTGAGGAT AAAACAGAGTTTACAGTGAAGAATGCTCAGGTGCGAGGAGGGTATGTGCTTCACATCGGAACGATCTATGGTGACCTGAAAGTGGGGGATCAGGTCCAGCTGTTTATTGATGAG CCCCGACGAAGACCCGTCATGAGCAACCACACAGCTACGCACATTCTGAACTTTGCCCTGCGCTCAGTGCTTGGGGAGGCTGACCAGAAAGGCTCATTGGTTGCTCCTGACCGCCTTCGATTTGACTTCACTGCCAAGGGAGCCATGTCCACCCAACAGATCAAGAGGGCTGAAGAGATTGCTAATGAGATGATTGAGGCAGCTAAG CCTGTTTACACCCAGGATTGCCCCTTGGCAGCAGCAAAAGCCATCCAGGGCCTACGGGCTGTGTTTGATGAGACCTATCCTGACCCTGTGCGAGTCGTCTCCATTGGGGTCCCAGTGTCTGAGCTGCTGGATGATCCCTCTGGGCCTGCTGGCTCCCTGACTTCTGTTGAGTTCTGTGGGGGAAC GCATCTGCAGAACTCAAGTCACGCAGGAGCTTTTGTGATCGTGACGGAAGAAGCCATTGCCAAGGGTATCCGGAGGATTGTGGCTGTCACAGGTGCTGAAGCCCAGAAG GCCCTCAGGAAAGCAGAGAGCCTGAGGACATCTCTCTCTGTCATGGAAGCCAAAGTGAGGGCCCAGACTGCTCCAAACAAGGATGTGCAGAGGGAGATCGCTGACCTTGGAGAG GTGATGGCCACCGCAGTCATCCCCCAGTGGCAGAAGGACGAATTGCGGGAGACTCTCAAATCCCTAAAGAAGGTCATGGATGACCTGGACCGTGCCAGCAAAGCTGATGTCCAGAAGCGA GTATTGGAGAAGACAAAGCAGCTTATTGACAGCAACCCCAACCAGCCCCTTGTCATCCTGGAGATGGAGAGTGGTGCCTCAGCCAAG GCCCTGAATGAAGCTTTGAAGCTCTTCAAGATGCACTCCCCTCAGACGTCTGCCATGCTCTTCACTGTGGACAACGAGGCTGGCAAAATCACGTGCTTGTGTCAAGTCCCCCAG AATGCAGCCAATAGGGGCCTAAAAGCCAGCGAGTGGGTGCAGCAGGTATCAGGCCTGATGGATGGTAAAGGTGGTGGCAAGGATGTGTCTGCGCAGGCCACAGGCAAGAACGTTGGCTGCCTCCAGGAAGCGCTGCAGCTGGCCACTTCGTTTGCCCAGCTGCGCCTCAGCGATGTGAAGAACTGA